Genomic window (Nicotiana sylvestris chromosome 7, ASM39365v2, whole genome shotgun sequence):
tttgggcctatggcttgaaatcgaagaagaggcccaattccgactttctttatattttcgctctcttttcttcttttatttctctaaaactaaattataaaaatacttaaactattattaagaactaaattaagttataaaagtgcaaattaactccaaataacaattaacgcacaattaagtaataattaagcataaaattgtatatttggacattaaatgctaaaaatgcaaaagatgcctatttttgtaattttcattttttgtaaacaaatttaattagtaacaattatagaattaaatcctacatgcaaaatgtgacatatttttgtattttttataatttagcaaataaacacgcacagacaaatacaaataattattcaaaatatcacaaaatatcacaaaattgcacaccaaagaaaaattattttatttttgaattttttgggagtaattctcatatagggcaaaaatcacgtgcttacaccttcCTTACTTCTTTTTCTGCTGATGTTGAACCCTCATCTTTTCATCAAGCTAGTAAAGATGATAGATGGATTGAAGCTATGAAATTTGAAATTGAAGCACTAGAGCAGAATAACACTTGGTCTGTAGTTGACTTACCTGTTGGTAAAATACCTATTGAATGCAAATGGGTGTGTAAAATAAAGTATAATGCAGATTATACTATAGAAAGATTCAATGCTAGATTAGCTTCTAAAGGCTTTACACAACATGAGGGGTTAAATTTCCATGATACTTTCTCTCCAGTTGCTAAGATGACTACTGTGAGGGCTGTCATTGCCACTGCTGCTCTCAAGCACTGGCCTATCTTTCAAATGGATGCTTAGAATGCCTTTTTGAATGGAGATATTGAAAAGGAAGTCTACATGACTTTTCCCCAAGGATTTAGTAGCCATGGGGAGCATACAGTTTGTAGACTACTTAAATCCCTATATGGGCTTAAGCAAGCTTCTAGACAATGGAATGTGAAGTTGTCTCAAGCCATGTCttcatctgattttaaacaaagaaaacatGACTATTCTTTGTTTACTAGAAATGtggataacaaaaaaaaatttattcTGGTCTATGTATATGATCTACTTGTTACAGGGAATGATCTACATGAAATTAAAAATGCACAGGAGTCTCTACATCAACACTTCAAGATAAAAGAACTTGGAAAAGTTAGATACTTCTTAGGCATAGAATTGGCTAGAGAAATGGAGAGCATTCTTATGACTCAAAGAAAATATGCCTTAGAGATGATTTCTGATGCAGGCTTGGCAGGTTAAGCCCAAAGAGACACCAATGGAGCAGAACTTGAAGATGAAAAGCAATGAGTTTGACACTACACAGATACAAGTAAGGGAGATGAATTGTTGGAAGACAGGGGGAGCTATCAAAGGCTCATAGGAAAGCTTTTATACCTTACAATAACAAGGCCAAATATATCATATGCAGTGCAATCACTAAGTCAGTTTATGCATGTACCTAAGAAGTCTCACTATGAAGTAGCACTTCATATAGTAAAGTACATTAAGAAGCAACTAGGGTTGGGGCTATTAATGTCAAGTGACAGCAATGAAGAAATAGAAGCATTCCGTGATTTAGATTGGGCATCATGTCATATGTCAAGAAAATCTATTAGTGGATACTATGTTAAACTTGGGACTTTAACCATATCGTGGAAAGCCTAGAAGCAGCATATTGTGTCTAGAAATTCAGTTGAAGCTGACTATAGGAGCATGGCACACACTGTGGCTGAACTTGTGTGGTTAAAAGGTCTATAGAAATAGCTGAGTGTGAACCTAAAGCTGCCTATGAAGCTGTTCTATGATAATAAGTAGGATTGCAAATCGATGCAAATCCTATGTATCATGAaagaacaaaacacaaagaaatagactGTCATTTCATCCGAGAGAAAATTCAAGAAGGGCTGATCAAGACTTCTTACATTCCCAATTAGGAGCAACCACCTGATGTGCTGACCAAAGCACTAGGACATCAACTACATGCAACATTAATCTCCATGTTGGGAATGAAAGACATTTTTTCATTCTCAACTTGAGGGGAGAGTTGAAATTAGAAGTTGTAAATAGTTGTACATTTCTGTATTTATGTAGTACTATTCTAGGAGGTGATTAGTTAAGGAAGTTAGTAGGTGATTAGTTATGTTTGTTAGTATAATAAGGGGTGTACAGTTCATTTACAGCTAAGCAATTAACAGAAGAAACGGTTTCTTCATTTTCCAGTTTCTTTCCTTCGCTCTAACTCTCTGTCTCTCTGTTCCTTCTCTTGCTCGAGCTCATCAATGGCGGAACCTAGGGCTAAATTTTTACAGAAGGGACTGCGGTGGAATGGAAAAGGTTTCTTGTACTTTTTAACTGAGGTCTCAGATCCAAATCTTGGGAATTGACTCATCTTGGGTAGGTAGCACTAAAACTCCATAGTAAGCTTTATAGAGCGAGAATCCAGATTAATCGAGACTCGGTCGGACACTATAGGCTTGAAGCAAACAAAAAAACTCTTGTTTTATACAATCAAAATTATGTTACGCAAGCGGGTGCCATTCACAAGGGtactaataaaaggaaaaatcGATAAAAAATATTGCTCTCCTATACCATTATTCgtctatttttctcttcaagagctaattaaggaaaaaaagagaagctACCATAACTTTTTGGAGTTTGCTTGCACAAGTTATCTTGCACCAACAAATGGCCGAAGAACCATAATTAACATTGTATAGTACATTGTACATGCTACATACCATGTGTAATGATTTAGCAACTCCTCACATTTAAGAGAATCACGTGGAGTTTAGGCCATAATTGATGTTATGCTTGTGGCTAAGAAAATTTTCGGTCATTGTACTAGTTCGAGAACCAAAATATCTTGAAAGgtctaaaataaaaataaaaaatgcttGGAAATTGAATTCCTGAACGAGCAATGCCATTTTTCGTGACGATTTTTTTGGTATGACTTTATTTGATTACTTTTATGAGTAAACTTGTGGCGACGAAAAAGATAGTACAAAGAATGATTTTTTGTGGCGACTTTTTAGGGGCGTCTTGATAAGTTTAACTACTTGACTGTTTTATGAGACTTTCAAGTTGCAATAAAAAGTCTTTTTTTCGTAAAAATAGTATGGGTTAGCTaattttcggattggtcattgaaaaatagctagcatttgcaaagtcagtgaaaaatagccactattttgctgcaacatggaaagttccagcataatatactagagattgttGCACCTGTATATgtacttccagcatattatgctggaactccaatacgCGGCaagctccagcataatatactggagattggagcacatgtgtatgaatttccagcatattatgtttgACCGGTATATTtactgaaactccagtatattatgctagaagtccagtataatatattggaatttcagtatattatacttgaactccagtatatcatgctggaatattttttggattttaactagtattttcgttcagatttatctttacatgaaaagtagctaaatttcaattacttttgaaactgtggctatttttcaattactattgtaaatctggctattttttaatttcaccgCTTTCTTTATTCACCTCATATGACGACCGTCTTATGTGTTGGGTAAAAAAAGGCCCAAAGATACTATTAAAATGGTGTGATATTGTCCGTTTTGGGCTAAGCCCGCACGGTTTTTCCCAAAATGCCTCACACTATTAAGAGTAGGGCTTTTTACcccctatagcaaaggttaacatcttatttattttaaataaataccatttaaaaaattatattctatagaataccttttaatatttatagcaaaatatttaattttggttacttcctacccctaagccactaaatacgctattcagttacactattttctttctctctctagttCGATACGCTATTCAATAATCAAAGTACTAAGTTTCCTCTTTATCAATTCGCCATCTTCAACCGTTCAAATCCTAATGTCCAACAATTACACCGTAATTGATAATCAGAATATTCCTGGATTTGTCCCTATaattcttttctcatttttttttggtttgattGAATTATTATTCTGGCCGTCGTTCAGATCTAATTGTCTCATTTCTTATATATTCTAGGCAATCGCAGATCCACCTTGCTAAGTTGCCATCAAACTCACTGGTAATGTCTTCAGATTTTCAACAAAATTATACAGTAATATTTTTGTGGATCATTTTGAACGGCTCCGGCACCATCGCCGGACCAAGGCGGCGCGTTTTCAAATATTTCTCAAGCAACTTATCTCAGTCAGATTGGGATTGACGTTTACCAAAGTGGACCTATTAGTCAATGAAAGCCTTATAAGAATTTGAAGTGCTACGTTTCTGTATAATACTTCCTTCCTTGTATCCTTGAAGAAACAACGTAATTTGGGAACCCTGATCTTCCTCTTCAACACTGTCTGAGTCAGCGACCTATTTGGGAACCCTTTTCACTACCGGTTTCCGGTGAACGGCGGATTCGccgaaaattagggtttgttcttgaacaaatacGATGGAGTTTGgagctgagcaacttgattttctgttaatatatttcaatgtattttcatgtatttcattgtattcattgtcttttttttcattgtaattcaatgtatctcgttgtattccatgtatttcattgtatttactgtctttttttcattgtattttaatgtattccgttgtattttattatattcactgtctcgctatatgccatgaatgcattcatatatatttttttaattaatataatttatgtattcaaatgtattatataatttctatGAAGATTGCTATgcttttggggtatttttcggttgggaatcttttttataactaaaaatacaaaatttgtgtgttataattaagtttgttgagttatattaggattttattatgttaattgattcactttccgttttaaaaaaagtgtaatcccctatttcacgccgtgaatatagtcgaatacaataatctgtccagttgtaatcccgtgtttcactccatgaatacagtcgaatacactcgaatacaacaactgattagctggacttccctgattcacgcctatttttgctattgtattcatgaatacaatagtttaaatacatcaaatacatcttataaccacataaaaggtatctataatccgtaatatagcaaatgatatctataaatggctaattactactaaaagatagtgatTTATGAAAATTTCCCTTAAGAGTATTCAACTCTAAGtagcttatttttcttttctactttccATGTGGGACTTTGTTCACACACCTAATAATCTCCCCCTTGAACTAAGTTTCACATGACCCATCACCATGTATTGGCTAATTTGAATATTAACTGTATGCCACCCGCATAATCTGAGTATTTACCGTCGCTGAAGCCCAAGGAGAGGTTGTGCATGAGTCTTTAAAGCTATGGGTAAAATCGTAAATCCCTGTAGACGAGCAAATACACTAAGCCAGGCCCCTACGCCACACTCTGTCATCTCCATAGTCCTGCTAAACCATTGGCTCTGATACTAGTTGTTAGGCTAAAACGGCATAAAGATACTTTTAATATAGTGTGATATTGTCCGTTTTGGGCCAAGCCCGCACAATTTTCTCCAAAAGGCCTCACATCACTAAGAGTATTCAACTCCTTATAAGtagcttatttttcttttttacctttCATGTGGGACTTTCTACTTTAAAGAGTTGCTCTGAATAAAGAGATTTATGGGGGAACTTGGCTTTGCTCAAGAAAGGTATGTGCTTTATTGCGacagtcaaagtgctattcatcTTGGCAAGAACTCAACATTTTATGGTACGTCTAAACATATTGATGTGAGATATTATTGGATTAGACATGTGTTGGATTCTAAGTTGCTTGAACATGAGAAGATTCGCACCGATGATAATGGTTCGGATATGTTAACTAAAGTTCTGCCAAGAGAAAAGTTTGAAGAGTGTTGCACGATCACCGGGATGGCGGTCTCCTTCACATAGTTGGGAGGGAAGGAGGGAATTGCTAGGTTTTTAGGCTTTTTTTCCTTCCTATGTGGATAAATAAAATATCTTTTGGACCTAGATCACTTTGACCTATAACCCACGAATATCAAAACATATAAATATCACATATTTTAAGTTAGAAATACGGCAAGAGAGAAAACATAAGGGTGTAGTTGTTTTGAAGTCTTGTGAGAGAGAAGTGTGTGTTCTTTTGCTCCAGAAAATTTTTGCCGAGGCATTCCGCTTCAGAAAATTTCATTAACTTGCTCAAATTAACTGGAAGTTCTCAACATTTGATTTTTAGAGATCAATGGTGGAGATTTGATTTGGAGGTACGTAACCTTGATTGTGGAGGCGTGAACAGTAGctcaattttgggatgatttctctCCTTTCTTTAATTGTCTTGGTGCAATCTTATTTTTATTGTTGCTCTTGGTTTGACACTTGCTTTGTAGCCAATTTAGAGAACTTTTATAACTCTTGTTGATTAACTTAGTGGAGCTTTAGGGGACTTTAGTCCGGTGATTTTTTACCTCTTCACGTTGAAAGGGTTTTCCACATAAATTTGGTGTCCCGTAATTATTATCTTCTCTTGATTCAAGTAGATTAGGAAAGTTTGACTTTGATATTACTTCACTGCTACCTCGGCATGCACATTACCTGTGCTTGTTATTTTTCAACAATATGGCCCCTAAAAGTTCCATAGTGATAGAATAAGAGTAAATT
Coding sequences:
- the LOC138873776 gene encoding uncharacterized mitochondrial protein AtMg00820-like, which gives rise to MGEGHHGWKGWQKSRAYTFLTSFSADVEPSSFHQASKDDRWIEAMKFEIEALEQNNTWSVVDLPVGKIPIECKWVCKIKYNADYTIERFNARLASKGFTQHEGLNFHDTFSPVAKMTTVRAVIATAALKHWPIFQMDA